One segment of Dolichospermum sp. DET69 DNA contains the following:
- a CDS encoding hybrid sensor histidine kinase/response regulator: protein MITATAPLKILLIEDNLAEARLLQEFIKLTKSQKFSLVHVQRLQDGINQLNNEKYDVILLDLTLPDSQGLASIPQLMEKDPSISIIVITNTNDEELAIEAVREGAQDYLVKRHVNPDILVRSCRYAIERKQCLEKLRVVNQTLETQIEKKTTELLKSQEINKLKSEFVTMLSHDIRNPLNTILLAAGLLQKYDEELTNDGRINHLQLIRKAIKNVSNLLDEASLIGKSDSGKLSYKPHILDLEKLCDELVEQAQLSAQEKYLNLIFTSSEHCFEFLGDETLLKHIISNLLNNAIKYAIPGGTVLFELIKQEKDIILKFQDQGIGITEKDQKQLFEPFHRGENVGIIPGSGLGLTIVKQCIQDHGGDIAVNSQVGVGSTFTVTLPIIT, encoded by the coding sequence ATGATTACTGCAACTGCCCCATTAAAAATCCTATTAATTGAAGATAACTTAGCAGAAGCTAGGTTATTACAAGAGTTTATTAAACTCACAAAATCTCAAAAATTTAGTTTAGTTCATGTCCAAAGACTCCAAGACGGTATCAACCAATTAAATAACGAAAAATATGACGTAATTTTGTTAGATTTGACTCTTCCTGACAGTCAAGGATTAGCTTCTATACCGCAGTTAATGGAGAAAGATCCGAGCATTTCTATCATAGTTATCACGAACACAAATGATGAAGAATTAGCCATTGAAGCAGTTAGAGAAGGAGCGCAAGATTATCTAGTCAAAAGACACGTAAATCCAGATATATTAGTGCGTTCGTGCAGATATGCTATAGAGCGTAAACAATGTTTAGAAAAATTACGTGTAGTCAATCAAACCTTAGAAACTCAAATCGAAAAAAAAACTACAGAACTCTTAAAATCCCAAGAAATTAATAAGCTTAAATCTGAATTTGTGACTATGCTTTCCCATGATATTCGTAATCCTTTAAATACCATTCTCCTAGCAGCGGGATTACTGCAAAAGTATGATGAAGAACTGACAAATGATGGAAGAATAAATCATTTACAACTTATCCGTAAAGCCATAAAAAATGTATCAAATTTATTAGATGAAGCCTCATTAATTGGTAAATCTGATTCAGGTAAATTATCCTACAAACCACACATCCTCGACTTAGAAAAATTATGCGATGAATTAGTAGAACAAGCTCAATTATCTGCCCAAGAAAAATACTTGAATTTAATTTTTACCAGTTCCGAACACTGTTTTGAATTCCTGGGGGATGAAACTCTATTAAAACACATTATCAGTAATTTACTCAATAATGCCATTAAATATGCAATTCCCGGTGGTACAGTCCTCTTTGAATTAATTAAACAAGAAAAAGACATAATTTTAAAATTTCAAGATCAAGGAATTGGCATTACTGAGAAAGACCAAAAACAACTATTTGAACCATTTCATCGGGGAGAAAATGTAGGGATAATTCCTGGTAGTGGTTTAGGATTAACAATCGTCAAACAGTGCATTCAAGACCACGGAGGTGACATTGCAGTTAATAGTCAAGTTGGAGTGGGTTCAACTTTTACAGTGACTTTACCGATCATTACGTAG
- a CDS encoding response regulator, with the protein MNVKMAETHKTIFLVEDNKADVRLIQEALKIISLPHQVVTVRDGIEAITYLHQEGEYTNALRPDLILLDLNLPQKNGIEVLEEIKSDPRLKSIPVIILTTSKNQDDILRCYNLHANCYIAKPRNLNQLFQIIKNIEEFWFSTAILP; encoded by the coding sequence ATGAACGTCAAAATGGCAGAAACACACAAAACAATCTTTCTGGTGGAGGACAATAAAGCTGATGTTCGTCTCATCCAAGAAGCATTGAAAATCATCTCCTTACCCCATCAAGTAGTCACAGTTAGGGATGGTATAGAAGCTATAACTTACCTCCATCAAGAGGGAGAATATACTAACGCACTACGCCCTGACTTAATCTTATTGGATTTGAATTTACCTCAAAAAAATGGCATAGAGGTATTAGAAGAAATTAAATCTGATCCTCGATTAAAATCCATTCCCGTCATCATATTAACAACTTCAAAAAACCAAGATGATATTTTGCGTTGTTACAACTTACACGCTAACTGCTACATTGCCAAACCTCGTAACCTCAATCAGCTATTCCAAATCATCAAAAATATAGAGGAATTTTGGTTTTCTACCGCGATCTTACCATGA
- a CDS encoding GAF domain-containing protein produces MDINVKQQYVNINSLKEAPIHLVSEIQPHGVLLVLKEPDLQILQISQNTFSTFGISPEDMVQQELEDILDPYQIQKIKFWLSEENLDFINPTKIWIKKQGDEYTVFDATFYRHSQGFLILELEPTASQENIPFLSFYHLAQASVNRLEKSKSFHDFSQIIVQEIRKMTEFDRVMLYKFADDGHGSVIAEEKIDTLEPYLGLHYPESDIPRPARQLFLENSIRVIPDTNFQSSAELFPKINPVSGKPIDLTNSILRSAAPCHIDYLHNMGVGASLTISLIKDNKLWGLIACHHQAPKFVSYELRKACEFLGRIIFSEISGKEETEDYDYQINLKQVQSSLVEYMSQEDNFIDGLVRNQLNLLDLTNAEGAAVYFGGKYTLIGNTPTEEELNFLVEWLKNNVKDEVFSTDSLPSMYPDAISFKNVASGLLAIPISKQNYVLWFRPEIIQTVNWGGNPHQAFSVDQSEGNVRLSPRKSFDLWKEIVQLTSLPWQNVEIKAALELRKSIINIVLRQADELAQLAQNLQRSNAELKKFAYVASHDLQEPLNQVANYVQLLEMRYVPELDVDGKEFIGYIVEGVSLMQTLIDDVLAYSKVDTLGTAFQVTSVGTALNRVLKNLHQRITETGTIITYDPLPAVMANETQLIQLFLNLIGNAIKFHSSQPPKIHISAKRLEDEWLFSIKDNGIGIDPQFGDRIFIIFQRLHTRDEYSGTGMGLAICKKIIECHGGRIWVESQDGQGATFYFTIPIRGRDHERQNGRNTQNNLSGGGQ; encoded by the coding sequence ATGGATATCAATGTCAAGCAGCAGTATGTTAATATCAACAGCTTAAAAGAAGCACCAATACATTTGGTTAGTGAAATTCAACCACATGGGGTTTTGTTGGTCTTAAAAGAGCCAGATTTACAAATATTACAAATTAGTCAAAATACTTTCAGCACTTTTGGCATATCTCCAGAAGATATGGTGCAACAGGAATTAGAAGATATACTAGATCCTTACCAAATCCAAAAAATTAAGTTTTGGTTATCGGAAGAGAACCTTGATTTTATTAATCCTACTAAAATTTGGATTAAGAAGCAAGGAGATGAATATACAGTATTTGATGCCACTTTTTATCGTCATTCTCAAGGGTTTCTTATCTTAGAATTAGAACCTACTGCATCTCAAGAGAATATTCCCTTTTTAAGTTTTTATCATTTAGCTCAAGCCTCAGTTAATCGGTTAGAAAAAAGTAAAAGCTTCCACGATTTTAGTCAAATCATTGTGCAAGAAATCCGCAAAATGACCGAATTTGACAGAGTAATGTTATATAAATTTGCTGATGATGGACATGGTTCTGTAATTGCTGAAGAAAAAATAGATACTTTAGAACCTTATTTAGGTTTACATTATCCAGAATCAGATATTCCTCGGCCAGCGCGACAATTATTTTTAGAAAACTCGATTAGAGTTATTCCCGATACAAACTTTCAATCATCAGCCGAACTTTTTCCCAAAATTAACCCAGTTAGTGGAAAACCTATTGATTTAACGAATTCCATTCTCAGAAGTGCTGCACCATGTCATATAGATTATTTACATAATATGGGTGTGGGTGCATCTTTGACAATCTCCTTAATTAAGGATAACAAACTTTGGGGTTTAATTGCTTGTCATCACCAAGCACCCAAATTTGTTTCTTATGAATTACGGAAAGCTTGTGAATTTTTAGGAAGAATCATATTTTCAGAAATTTCTGGAAAAGAAGAAACAGAAGACTACGACTATCAGATAAATTTAAAACAAGTTCAATCATCGTTGGTTGAATATATGTCTCAAGAAGATAACTTTATTGATGGTTTAGTCAGAAATCAACTAAATCTGCTGGATTTAACTAATGCTGAAGGTGCAGCGGTGTATTTTGGTGGCAAGTATACCCTAATTGGAAATACTCCCACAGAAGAAGAACTGAATTTTTTAGTGGAATGGCTGAAAAATAATGTAAAAGATGAGGTATTTTCCACAGATTCTTTACCGAGTATGTATCCAGATGCGATTAGTTTTAAAAATGTCGCTAGTGGTTTATTAGCTATTCCCATTTCTAAGCAAAATTATGTATTGTGGTTTCGACCAGAAATAATTCAAACTGTAAATTGGGGTGGAAATCCTCATCAAGCTTTTTCAGTTGATCAATCTGAAGGAAATGTCCGATTATCTCCCCGCAAATCATTTGACTTATGGAAAGAAATAGTTCAATTAACATCTTTACCTTGGCAAAATGTAGAAATTAAAGCTGCATTGGAATTACGAAAATCAATCATCAATATTGTCTTACGTCAAGCTGATGAATTAGCCCAATTAGCCCAAAATTTACAACGTTCTAATGCAGAATTGAAAAAATTTGCCTATGTCGCTTCCCATGATTTGCAAGAACCACTCAATCAAGTAGCCAATTATGTGCAACTCTTGGAAATGCGTTATGTCCCAGAACTAGACGTAGATGGAAAAGAGTTTATTGGTTATATCGTTGAAGGTGTAAGTTTAATGCAGACGTTAATTGATGACGTACTCGCATACTCTAAAGTAGATACATTAGGAACTGCTTTTCAAGTCACGTCGGTAGGAACAGCTTTAAATCGAGTTTTGAAGAATTTACATCAACGCATTACTGAAACTGGCACAATCATTACCTATGATCCCTTACCCGCAGTCATGGCTAATGAAACACAATTAATTCAGCTATTTTTGAATCTTATTGGTAACGCGATTAAATTCCACAGTAGTCAACCACCAAAAATTCATATTAGTGCAAAAAGACTAGAAGATGAATGGTTATTCTCAATTAAAGATAACGGAATTGGTATAGATCCGCAATTTGGCGATCGCATTTTTATCATCTTTCAACGTCTACACACTAGAGATGAATATTCTGGTACGGGAATGGGTTTAGCAATTTGTAAAAAAATTATCGAATGTCATGGGGGGCGAATTTGGGTAGAGTCTCAAGATGGCCAAGGGGCAACTTTTTACTTTACGATTCCCATCAGAGGCCGTGATCATGAACGTCAAAATGGCAGAAACACACAAAACAATCTTTCTGGTGGAGGACAATAA
- a CDS encoding phospholipid carrier-dependent glycosyltransferase yields MKKTWFRLGIIGIFLLSCSLRFWGLSRFNTLVFDEVYFAKFGNNYLTHTPFFNAHPPLSQYMIGLGIWISSHIPIGRDTVNSLTGSLLSPWNYRWVNALIGSLIPVVVSLLTYQFSYRHRFALLAGFFTACDGLFLVESRYALSNVYIVIFGLLGQWFLLLALEKQKRWFWLIFSGVSFGASIGTKWNGLWFLCGAYGLWIAAWIIRWLQSLDNSSRVPLFSYLHFFNHQNNSSVVTIKTPLQNLAKLNIWQMFSYLGIIPAVIYSLIWIPHLQLDQRYGFIEVHKQILHFHLQLGGNSPSVHPYCAAWYKWPLLTRPMAYFYETTQSIHDSLPVFGPPLPSGAGKIIYDVHAIGNPFLWWFGLAAMIFLIGMVIMKIAMPAIEKKRLFIPKNLSLDTWIGLFLVINYAANLLPWVEVTRCVFIYHYMSAVIFTFIAIAWFVDQCLLSYYRTLRIVGVTITFIIIAAFIFWMPIYLGLPISPDGYRMRMWFNSWI; encoded by the coding sequence ATGAAAAAAACTTGGTTTCGATTAGGAATAATAGGCATATTTCTGCTTTCATGTAGCTTGCGTTTTTGGGGACTCAGCCGATTTAATACTTTAGTATTCGATGAAGTCTATTTTGCTAAATTTGGCAATAATTATCTTACCCATACACCATTTTTTAATGCTCATCCCCCACTAAGTCAATATATGATTGGGTTGGGTATTTGGATTAGTAGTCATATTCCCATTGGCCGAGATACTGTAAATAGTCTTACAGGTTCTTTATTATCCCCTTGGAATTATCGGTGGGTAAATGCTCTCATTGGTTCATTGATTCCCGTAGTAGTGAGTTTATTAACTTATCAATTTAGTTATCGTCATCGTTTTGCTTTATTAGCCGGATTTTTTACAGCTTGTGATGGCTTATTTTTAGTAGAATCTCGTTATGCTTTAAGTAACGTATATATAGTTATCTTTGGTTTACTCGGACAATGGTTTTTATTATTAGCATTAGAGAAGCAAAAACGTTGGTTTTGGTTAATTTTTTCTGGTGTAAGTTTTGGAGCTTCTATTGGGACAAAATGGAACGGTTTATGGTTTCTCTGTGGTGCTTATGGTTTATGGATAGCAGCTTGGATAATTCGCTGGTTACAATCTCTGGATAATAGCTCCCGCGTGCCATTATTTTCTTATTTACATTTTTTTAATCACCAGAATAATTCCTCAGTTGTTACCATAAAAACACCTTTACAAAATCTGGCTAAATTAAATATTTGGCAAATGTTTTCCTATTTAGGAATTATTCCCGCAGTTATTTATAGTCTGATTTGGATTCCTCATCTCCAACTTGATCAAAGATATGGATTTATTGAAGTTCATAAACAAATCTTACACTTTCATCTCCAGTTAGGTGGTAATAGTCCTAGTGTTCATCCTTATTGTGCAGCATGGTACAAATGGCCATTATTAACTCGGCCAATGGCTTATTTCTATGAAACTACTCAAAGTATTCATGATAGCTTACCTGTATTCGGACCACCTTTACCTAGTGGTGCAGGTAAGATAATTTATGATGTTCATGCGATAGGTAATCCATTTTTATGGTGGTTTGGTTTAGCTGCTATGATCTTTCTAATTGGGATGGTAATAATGAAAATTGCTATGCCGGCAATAGAAAAAAAGCGGTTATTTATCCCTAAAAATCTCAGCCTTGATACTTGGATTGGTTTATTTTTAGTCATAAATTATGCAGCTAATCTCCTTCCGTGGGTAGAGGTAACAAGGTGTGTTTTTATCTATCATTATATGTCTGCTGTTATCTTTACATTTATAGCGATCGCTTGGTTTGTTGATCAATGTCTGCTGAGTTATTATCGCACATTACGGATTGTAGGGGTAACTATAACTTTTATTATTATCGCTGCCTTTATTTTCTGGATGCCTATTTATTTAGGTTTACCCATATCTCCTGATGGTTATAGAATGCGGATGTGGTTTAATTCTTGGATTTGA
- a CDS encoding tellurite resistance TerB family protein — MTKYDYIFQSKETIKESLNKQEAVAAIAVITTIVDSGTEDIDAESLADILWEFEIFDEYSEEEMLETVDRLVEIAEEAGLGSLFNAASAGISDEVVLDGFAAGVIMLLDAENMIIPANKKVFLKQLQKALELDDEEAEEIIKEVIDSIEAGDEEEYLDEEYEAVILNESGEQFYQSPLGNFIVPVPLDSEQGGKIQAEEGMVSFSNDIGTLLRIDYYPLTLEQIDDLESQEDETYLKSVLVNKYVPQTIISQVPSAEVKYTEYLEDTLETSYYVLVNMPKGSTISKHENNGNGIRLDAYRGLLSFVNNECLYIVSSQRSFVNGELPGSVKEEAAKMKQTILDFVSTIEFA, encoded by the coding sequence ATGACCAAGTATGATTATATTTTTCAATCGAAAGAGACAATAAAAGAATCATTGAATAAACAAGAAGCAGTAGCAGCAATTGCTGTGATTACAACAATAGTTGATTCGGGTACTGAAGATATAGATGCGGAAAGTTTAGCTGATATTCTCTGGGAATTTGAGATATTTGATGAATACTCAGAAGAAGAAATGCTAGAAACAGTGGATAGACTTGTAGAAATTGCCGAGGAAGCTGGATTAGGTTCTTTGTTTAATGCTGCTAGTGCGGGGATTTCTGATGAAGTAGTTTTAGATGGTTTTGCGGCTGGAGTGATTATGCTTTTAGATGCAGAAAATATGATTATTCCTGCTAATAAAAAGGTTTTTCTGAAACAATTACAAAAAGCTTTAGAACTGGATGATGAAGAAGCAGAAGAAATTATTAAAGAGGTAATTGACTCCATAGAAGCAGGAGATGAGGAAGAATATCTAGATGAAGAATATGAAGCTGTAATCTTGAATGAATCGGGTGAACAATTTTATCAATCACCCTTGGGTAACTTTATAGTTCCTGTTCCTCTGGATTCTGAACAGGGTGGAAAAATTCAAGCTGAAGAAGGAATGGTGAGCTTTTCTAATGATATTGGCACTTTACTCAGAATTGATTATTATCCTCTCACTCTAGAACAGATTGATGATCTAGAATCTCAAGAAGATGAAACATATCTTAAATCTGTTCTTGTCAATAAATATGTCCCCCAGACAATTATTTCTCAAGTTCCTAGTGCTGAAGTCAAGTATACAGAATATTTGGAAGATACTTTGGAAACATCTTACTATGTATTAGTAAATATGCCCAAAGGTTCAACTATATCTAAGCATGAAAATAACGGCAATGGGATCAGATTAGATGCCTATAGAGGATTATTGTCCTTTGTCAATAATGAATGTTTGTATATAGTTAGTAGTCAACGCAGCTTTGTAAATGGTGAACTACCTGGTTCAGTCAAAGAAGAGGCTGCGAAAATGAAACAAACTATTTTAGATTTTGTTAGCACGATTGAATTTGCCTAA
- a CDS encoding sterol desaturase family protein has translation MITQIQNLRIFYPFLVPFISSSQIYWLYIFSALLLALIIYKLGLSQQDEQINLRQYLLPKAVYLHPSAIAEYKYYFLSSLLEIFVILPVIFSLPNLANIICHYLTEITHLTTPFLITNPHWYHYVILSIFVALAGDFAYYCYHYLAHRSSFFWEFHKVHHSADVLTPMTVYRSHPFDLILSMIFATVMLGSTTGIWIYLFGNQVSLLSIYGVNWEIFLFYLTGANLRHSHIWLNYPYKVSYMLMSPAQHHIHHSVEPKHYDKNFGYILSFWDWIFGTLYIPKGYEKLDFGLSDGESSLFNNPINLLVQPFKSIWQSYNQQISK, from the coding sequence ATGATTACACAAATTCAAAATCTGCGGATTTTTTATCCATTCCTAGTGCCATTTATAAGCTCATCTCAGATTTATTGGTTATACATTTTTTCGGCTTTGTTACTAGCTTTGATTATATATAAATTAGGGTTATCTCAACAAGACGAACAGATAAATTTAAGACAGTATCTTTTGCCAAAAGCAGTTTATTTACATCCTTCAGCGATCGCTGAATATAAGTATTATTTTTTATCTTCGCTCTTAGAAATATTTGTAATATTGCCAGTTATATTCTCTCTACCAAATCTAGCAAATATCATTTGTCATTATTTAACAGAAATTACGCACCTGACAACGCCTTTTTTAATTACCAATCCTCATTGGTATCATTATGTCATATTGAGTATTTTTGTGGCTTTAGCGGGGGATTTTGCCTATTATTGTTACCATTATTTAGCTCATAGAAGTTCATTCTTTTGGGAATTTCATAAAGTCCATCATTCTGCGGATGTACTAACTCCGATGACTGTTTATCGCTCTCATCCCTTTGATTTAATATTAAGTATGATCTTTGCGACGGTAATGCTGGGTTCTACCACGGGAATTTGGATTTATTTATTTGGTAATCAAGTCTCCCTTTTATCCATTTATGGAGTTAACTGGGAGATATTCCTATTTTATCTAACTGGTGCTAACTTACGACATTCTCATATTTGGTTGAACTACCCCTATAAAGTTAGTTATATGTTGATGAGTCCTGCTCAACATCATATTCATCATAGTGTTGAGCCAAAGCATTATGATAAAAACTTTGGTTATATTCTGTCTTTTTGGGACTGGATATTTGGGACTTTGTATATACCGAAAGGTTATGAAAAGCTGGATTTTGGTCTGTCAGATGGGGAATCAAGTTTATTTAATAATCCGATTAATTTATTGGTACAGCCATTTAAATCTATTTGGCAAAGTTACAACCAACAAATATCTAAGTAG
- a CDS encoding ISH3 family transposase yields MTVSSLTKATRGESTEELVLTDSETLDEVIQCLVENFSIETQGACDQQTLFEILVKAASTGDSIENTAKLLKNIPTANDIRYHLNKINNFEELEAQINQALKSRIPLGLKKGCLKIAIDLNLICYYGQPTSSELPYIYRSEAKSGTNSFYAYATLYVISNNKRVTLAIRGVRQLDTSVALITYLLAELESLKINVKKLYLDRGFFNTPVIRWLQALDIPFLMPAIKTGKKGGIKQFLKGKKSYKTTYTITRDKDDFVTFDLWIVCKYRKGKHKKHGVQYFVYVAYKVKTNLNYIYQDYRKRFGIETSYRLKNICRIKTNNKNPVLRLLFIGISFLLINIWVNLLWLKISRKRKGSRLIYRTLFTLKQMLAFLSQALQKKYQVVESIYIPSG; encoded by the coding sequence TTGACTGTTTCATCTCTAACAAAAGCCACGCGGGGCGAGTCTACAGAAGAACTCGTTTTAACCGACTCAGAAACTCTTGATGAGGTTATTCAGTGTTTAGTAGAAAATTTTTCGATTGAAACGCAAGGAGCCTGTGACCAACAAACTTTATTCGAGATTCTGGTTAAAGCAGCCAGCACTGGAGACAGTATTGAAAACACAGCTAAATTGTTAAAAAATATTCCGACAGCTAATGATATTAGATATCATCTCAATAAAATTAACAATTTTGAGGAATTAGAAGCGCAAATAAATCAAGCATTAAAAAGTCGAATTCCTTTAGGATTAAAAAAAGGGTGTTTGAAAATAGCGATTGATTTAAATTTAATTTGTTATTATGGTCAACCAACATCGTCAGAATTACCCTACATATATCGAAGTGAAGCTAAATCTGGTACTAATTCATTTTATGCCTATGCCACTTTATATGTTATTAGTAATAATAAGCGTGTAACTCTAGCAATAAGAGGTGTTCGCCAATTAGATACTAGTGTGGCTTTAATTACTTATTTATTAGCAGAACTTGAATCCCTAAAAATAAATGTAAAAAAACTCTATTTGGATAGGGGATTTTTTAATACTCCTGTAATTAGATGGTTACAGGCATTAGATATTCCCTTTCTTATGCCTGCTATCAAGACTGGAAAAAAAGGAGGAATCAAACAATTCCTCAAGGGTAAAAAAAGTTATAAAACTACCTATACTATTACAAGAGACAAAGATGATTTTGTCACATTTGATTTATGGATCGTCTGTAAATATAGAAAGGGAAAGCATAAAAAGCATGGGGTTCAATACTTTGTTTATGTTGCTTATAAGGTCAAAACAAATTTAAATTATATCTATCAAGATTATCGAAAAAGATTTGGCATTGAAACCAGTTATCGTCTGAAAAATATTTGTCGAATTAAGACGAATAACAAAAATCCAGTCTTGAGATTACTATTCATTGGAATATCCTTTCTTCTAATTAACATCTGGGTGAATCTACTATGGCTCAAAATCAGTCGTAAAAGGAAAGGTAGTAGATTAATTTATCGCACACTTTTTACACTCAAACAGATGTTAGCCTTTTTATCTCAAGCCCTACAGAAGAAATATCAAGTCGTTGAAAGCATTTATATTCCATCCGGTTAG
- a CDS encoding transposase has translation MGVQQVLLSPDDETKAVLEYLCQQSGKLYNSGVYFARQTFFKTGKLLTGKFDLAYEPSVSKTMVAQSMPSTPAQQTLLSVIEAFKSFKELRSLFLKGQLHFNPKAPGYLTGSKLFKVAYPNSGGQKPTLINGQLRFSLGLTVRRWFGISEFFLPMPSNIDITKVKEFTILPKNGAFYLEMSYEVEKQNHVLDIHQALSIDLGTADNLAACVDTLGNSLLIDARAMKSMNQLWNKKVSTRKDGKPEAYWDNWLDRVTRKRNHQMKDGVNKAAKLIIDYCLKYGIGTLVIGWNDGFKSNANMGRINNQKFVQMPLGKLKDRLKQLCDLHGIRFQETEEAYTSKASFLDGDSLPVYGQKPDGWKASGRRVERGLYKSGNGSMINADLNGAANILRKVASNLGIDLSSLGRRCLTTVARIRLWALPKFTLSAESQSL, from the coding sequence ATGGGAGTTCAACAGGTTTTGTTGTCTCCTGATGATGAAACTAAGGCAGTATTAGAATATCTTTGTCAGCAGTCGGGGAAACTCTATAACAGTGGTGTTTATTTCGCTAGACAAACATTTTTTAAAACTGGAAAGTTGTTAACGGGTAAGTTTGATTTAGCTTATGAACCTTCAGTTTCTAAAACTATGGTCGCTCAATCAATGCCTTCTACCCCGGCACAACAAACTTTATTGTCTGTAATTGAAGCTTTCAAATCTTTTAAAGAATTGCGTTCTTTGTTTCTCAAAGGTCAATTACATTTTAACCCTAAAGCCCCAGGATATCTAACAGGATCTAAACTTTTCAAGGTTGCCTATCCTAATAGTGGGGGACAAAAACCAACTTTAATTAATGGACAACTTAGATTTTCGTTAGGACTAACAGTTAGAAGATGGTTTGGAATTTCTGAATTTTTCCTACCAATGCCGTCAAATATAGACATTACAAAGGTTAAAGAGTTCACTATCCTACCTAAAAACGGTGCTTTTTATCTGGAAATGTCTTATGAAGTTGAGAAGCAAAACCACGTTTTAGACATCCATCAGGCATTATCTATTGACTTGGGAACGGCTGATAATTTAGCGGCTTGTGTTGATACATTGGGTAATTCCCTATTGATTGATGCCCGCGCAATGAAGTCAATGAACCAGCTTTGGAATAAAAAAGTATCTACCCGCAAGGACGGAAAACCGGAGGCTTATTGGGATAATTGGTTAGACCGTGTGACCCGTAAACGTAACCATCAAATGAAAGATGGGGTTAATAAAGCTGCGAAACTAATTATTGATTATTGCTTAAAATACGGCATTGGGACATTAGTAATCGGCTGGAATGATGGGTTTAAATCTAACGCCAACATGGGGAGAATTAATAATCAAAAGTTTGTCCAAATGCCGTTAGGTAAACTCAAAGATAGGTTAAAACAACTATGCGATTTGCACGGTATTAGATTTCAAGAAACTGAGGAAGCGTACACTTCAAAAGCTAGTTTTCTAGATGGAGACTCCCTACCCGTTTATGGTCAAAAACCAGACGGGTGGAAAGCATCTGGAAGACGTGTTGAGCGTGGTTTGTACAAATCGGGTAATGGTTCAATGATCAATGCAGATTTGAACGGCGCAGCTAATATTCTGCGAAAAGTAGCCAGCAATTTAGGCATAGACCTAAGCTCACTGGGTAGACGGTGTTTGACGACCGTAGCGAGAATTAGACTTTGGGCGTTACCTAAGTTTACTCTGTCCGCAGAATCTCAGTCCCTTTAG
- the tnpA gene encoding IS200/IS605 family transposase produces the protein MLTQEDYKTHNHVKFLVNYHFVWIPKRRKKVLIGEIATRARQIFAELAIEKGWDILALEVAPDHIHLFISVKPTDTPHLVIKAFKGRSSFYLRKEFPQLKKLPSLWTSSYFVSTAGNVSSESVRKYIEDPHHG, from the coding sequence ATGTTAACGCAAGAAGACTACAAAACTCATAACCACGTTAAATTCCTAGTTAACTACCACTTTGTCTGGATACCCAAGCGCCGGAAAAAAGTTTTAATAGGAGAGATAGCAACAAGAGCAAGACAGATTTTTGCTGAACTGGCGATAGAAAAGGGTTGGGATATTTTAGCCTTAGAAGTAGCTCCAGACCATATCCATTTATTTATTAGCGTTAAGCCTACAGATACCCCACATTTAGTTATCAAGGCATTTAAAGGGCGTTCTAGTTTCTACTTGAGAAAAGAATTTCCCCAATTAAAAAAACTACCGTCTCTTTGGACAAGTAGTTATTTTGTAAGCACCGCAGGGAATGTTAGTAGTGAATCGGTGAGGAAATATATTGAAGATCCGCATCACGGATAA